The Ornithinibacillus sp. 4-3 region TCCCCCTTGATTTATTGGGCATTTTCTATCTGTTTACTTAATATAAAATAACCATAATGGGTTGAAATTGAAATTACTTTCATACCTTTTTCAAAAATCCGCAATGTTCCTTGTTCTTCCCCTCTTCTCTCTTCCCATCCATAAGCAGTTATTGCTTGAATATAGCTATTATGTATACTATCTACTTCACTAGCATGTTTCCAATTATACCTTACGCATTCCTCCATCTCTTCATTATCAATTTCATTTTTATCTGCTACTTTTGCTTTTGTTGGAACAGGAAATTCTTCGTCAATAACCGAGCCTTCGAAGGTAATTTCTGAATTACATGCTGTTAATAAAAATATAATTGCAATTAATATTCCAACTCTTTGCAAACTCATTCTCCCCTTTTTCGCCAAAATAGATCTATGCTGATCTTGCTATTAACGGAAATTAATCTACTTAAAAAAATGCGCCGTGCGCTACAGGTCTCTATATTTAGACGCATATAAAGAAAGGAAAGTTTCAATTTTCTTAAAAGTTTCTCTAATATAAGCATAAAAAAAGCATTAGTTCAGCTGTAACTACTAAACTAATGCTAATACTATTGCTGCATTATTATATTAAGATACATGCTCTTCACTCACTTTAGCAGGCTGAACTCTTTTAGAAATAAGTCCATGCTTTGGCGAGATAAGAAAGCTAATGAAGAAGATACATCCTGTTGCAAAAGCCATTGATCCAGAAATTGACGTATCCAAGGCTGTTGCAATCCAGTATCCAATAATTGCTGATAACACACCGAAAAGACCACTGAGCACTAACATAACAATTAATCTATCTGTCCATAAATATGCTGCAGCTGCTGGTGTTATTAACATCGCAACAACAAGAATTGCTCCAACCGCATCAAAGGATGCAACTGTTGTTACAGATACTAATGTCATAAATAAATAATGAAGGAAAAGCACTGGTATTCCTAAACTTGCTGCTAACGCCGGATCAAAGGAAGTAATTTTCCATTCTTTATAAAATGCAATAATAAAGAAAATAACAACCAACAAAACTACAGCAAGTAATGCTGTTGCTTTCGGTACAGCTCCAATTAAAGGTAAGTCTATCGTCGTAAAAGGTATAAATGTGATTTCACCCATTAAGGCATGTTGAACATCTAAATGTACATTACCAACTGATGTAGAAATCAAGATAACCCCTATTGCGAATAAAGTTGTAAAAACAATCCCTAATGATGCATCATGCTGAACTTTCAAACTGGATAATGTTTGCACAAGAAAAGCGGTAAGAATTCCTGCCAGAACACCACCAATAAGCATTGCCACACCTGTTATTTGCTGAGTAGCCATATAGGCTATTACAATTCCTAATAATACAGTATGACTAATTGCATCTGCCATCATTGCTTGCTTCCTTAAAATAAGAAAGACACCAATGATTCCACAGGATAAGCCAACAAGTGATGCTGTGATAATAATCCATAAACTATATGTCATTGTGCTCCCCCTTTATCCGCGGTTAATGATTTTTTCACGTAAGAGGATCGTTGCTGTATTTTAAATTGGATAAAACGAATGACAATCCCTTTCTCTTTTCCAAATAATAAAGAAACAACGAAAATAGTAGATGAAACAAGAACAATGAAAGGACCTGTTGGTAGTCCACTACCCGCTGCACTTATCAATGTACCTAATCCGCCTGCAATTCCTCCAGTAAAAGAAGCAAGTAGAATCATATTTCTAAAGGAATGTGTCCAGTACCTAGCACTTACTGCTGGAATAATTAACATAGCCGCCATTAAAATAACTCCAACAGCCTGAAGACCAATCACAATCGTAGTTACAAGAATTATCGTATAAAGAATATTCATTCCTCGAACAGACATACCTATCCCTTTTGCAAAAGAAGCATCAAATAAAAAAAGCTTCCACTCTTTAAATGCAATAAGAATAATAAATAAAACGATAGCTGCTAGCACCATCATTGTAATCACATCTGATCGTACCATTGCTGCTGCTTGCCCGTAAATAAAACTATTTAAACCGCTTTGATTTCCTCCAGCAGAACGATTAGCGATAGATAATAGCATGACTCCGACGCCATAAAAAACAGACAGCGTCATTCCCATCGCAGCATCTTCTGTAATTCTTGATGCATTTGTTATCCATTGAATGAGAAATGCTCCAAGTAATGCACTTACTGCTGCCCCAATAACTAATAATAATAAGTTTTTTTCCTGTATGATTAAGAAAGCTACAACAACACCTGGAAGGGCTGCATGGGAAAGTGCATCACTCATCAAATTCTGCCTTTTCCAATATGCCAAGCAACCAATTGCCCCAGCAACAATACCAAGAAGCATTGTACTTGATAACACCCACAAGGTATTACTTTGAAGTAGTGTGGACCACATATTGATCTCCCTTTCCAATCCATTGCATTTCGCCACCATATGTTGCTGCTATGTTTTCTTTTGTAAATACCTCATTTGTTTCTCCATGTGCATATACTGTTTTATTCAAAAATAACACATGGTCAAAATACTCTGGGACTGTTTGTAAATCATGGTGAACGACCAACACTGTTTTCCCTTTGCTCTTAAGCTCTTTCAAAATAGCCATGATTGCTTTTTCTGTGGATGCATCTACACCTGCTAATGGTTCATCCATAAAATATAAATCCGCTTCTTGCGCTAGTGCACGCGCTAAAAATACACGCTGTTGTTGTCCACCTGATAATTGACTGATTTGACGATGAGCATAATCTTCCATGCCCATCGTCTTTAGTGCATTCATTGCTTTTTCTTTATCTTTTTTAGAAGGAAGACGGAACCAGCCAATCTTCCCATATAATCCCATCGTAACAACATCTAATGCATTTGTTGGAAAATCCCAATCTACGGATCCTCGTTGTGGAACATAGCCTATTTTCTTTTTAGCTGTTTTAAATGGGCTATTCCAAAAACGTACACTTCCTGTCAATTTCGGATGTAGTTCTAACATTGTTTTTATTAAAGTTGACTTTCCGGCGCCGTTCGGTCCAACAATTGCTGTTATTGTTCCTTCTTCGACATTGAAATTCACATTATTTAATACTTTATTTTTTTGATAGGAAGCCGATAAAGTCTCTACTTGAATAACAGATGATGTCAAATTACTCATCTCCTCCGCTTAACGCCTCATTTTAATGCTTCATAAATAGTATTTATATTGTACTTATACATTCCAATATATGTTCCTTCATCTGTACCTGCTTCACCCATAGCATCTGAATATAGTTCTCCACCAATTTCTACTTCAACACCGTTATTAGATGCTCCTTCAACAACCGCATTGATGGAATCTTGATTCACACTACTTTCAACAAAGATAGCAGGTACTTGATGTTCTTCAATTAAAGCAATTGTTTCATTAATATCAGAAACACCAATCTCACTTTCCGTACTTAATCCTTGTAAACCAACTACTTCAATATCATGTAGTTTACCAAAGTAACCAAATGCATCATGAGCTGTTACAAGCACACGTTTTTCTTTCGGTATACTTTGCAATTTTTCCGCTTCTTCCTTTAATTCCTCTAATTGTGCAAAATAAGCCTGCTTATTTTCTTCAAAATCATCTGCATGATCTGGTGCAAATTCTTTCAATTCTTCTACTGCAGCATCTAATGCATCTTGCCATAAATTATAATCAAACCAAACATGTGGGTCAATAGCGCCTGCCTCTTCTTCGTCATCTAAGAGAGCACTTTCTGGTAATGTTTCTGCAATTGCTAATACTGGTTTCTCTCCTGCAATTGCTTCAAATGAATCAACCATATTCGCTTCTAAATTTAATCCACTATAAAAAATAACATCTGCATCACTAAGCTTTGCTATATCACTTTGTGTTGGATTATATAAATGTGGATCAACAGATGGCCCCATCAAACTTTCTACATTAACATGTTCTCCACCAATTACCGATAATGGCTCTCCGATTTGCGCAATGGTTGTAACTACTTGGATTTTATCATCATCTCCAGATCCATTTCCGTTATCTGAGCTGCATGCTACTAAGAATAGCATTCCCATGATTACTCCTAAGATGATAAATTTTTTCCAACTTTTCTGCATTATGCTTTCCCCCTTAAATCTTTCCTTCGGTAAACTTTATTTTATATCACCACTTTATGTGTCTCGTTTCATTTTGTCAAGTATATTTTAGGGGGAGAATTATTTTTCCTTAAGGAAACATTTGTTTTTTCCCTTCACAGAGCCATTTTAAAAAATAAAAAAATTCATAAAAATAGGTTGCCCAAAATTTCTCAGGCAACCTAAACATTTTTAATTTCAATAGCTAACTATATTTTTTTGGTGCAGCTTGCAAATATGGAAAAAGCTGATCTTCCCAAATTTCATAAATCCGTTTTAATTCTGTAACAGGATCCTGGTGCTCATCAGCACGTATATCACATAATGGATAAGCTTCTTTATCTACTACGTATAATGCTGCAGATTGCTTTCCACGTTTATCTCCTCCCGCTAATTGTCCTGCAATTAGAGCATCCAATAATCGTTTAGGCAAAAATCCCCCTTCTGATGCTGAAAAGCTCTCTGCCATTGCTTGAATCGTATCTTCACCAACAAGCATATTTCCTGCTATGGCAAACTGATCACCAACATAATGTCCAGCCCATGGCACCGTATTATCTCCTGTAAATGCTACGGCATTTCCTTGTGCATCCACAATAGCTACTTGACGAAGATGATAATCCTCATCGTCATTTTGTAATGCTTCTAATACTTCTTGTGCTGTTTTTCCTTCTTGTAAATAACGAATTCCGTCGATACCAAAATAAGGATTGACCTGTGCTTGAGTCGCTACAGCGCCTATATTTGGAAGAATATGTGGTACAAGAGAGCCAACACAAGGGCGTGCGGTACTCACTGCGATACCAAGTTGGCCGGTTTCTTTACAGCGTGCTGTAATGGAGAAGGTATTAAACATTAACTCTTTCATCTATATTTCCCCCTATTTAATAGCTTTTAATACTTCTTTAAATTTAGGATGCTCTGCTGTTCGAAGCATTTCAAATAAAGCCATTTCAACAGAGGTTAATGAAATGTTCTCTTTTTGCAAACGGCTTAATGCAAGTTCATGATTGTCTTTAGTTCTTGAGCTCACCGCGTCTGCAACTACTTGTACATTATAGGATAAAGAAGTTAATGCTTTTGCTGTTTGGTAAATACAAATATGGGATTCAATTCCTGCAAGCAATACTTGTTTTCTTTCTGTTTGTTGGAGTTCCTTTATAACTGCTTCCGTTTCGAGCGCATTAAATGTCATTTTTGAAATAGGTGCTTCTGTTGTTAGTAATTCTGAAATTTCTGGAGATGTTGGTCCTAAACCTTGAGGATTTTGTTCCATCCAAATAATTGGGATATTTAATGTTTGTAGTCCTTTTATTAATTGAACTGTTTTCTTATGAAGTTGTTCACTATCGTGGATAATTTGTGCAAGTTTTCCTTGTACATCTACTAGCATGAGTACAACATCAGTTTCCTTTAACATAATAATCCTCCTGTCATTTATGTGCTTACTCTTATCATATAATAACCCTATACCTTGCTCAAATTATTACTTTAAACAAAGTATAGGGTCTATTTTTTTATCCTAAAAATACTGCTCCATAAATAAGTGCTCCCGCTACAACAAACACAGGGCTTATTTTCAGTCTTTCTAAAGCTAGATATCCAGCAACGACTAAAATAATCGTATGGGTAATTCCCGAGCTTTCATAGGAGTTAAAAAAGAAATTATATGTCATCACACCAAGCAATACCGCAATCGCCGGACGTACATATTGAGTTAACTTTTTTACTTTAGGAGAATTTTTATATTTTAATAAAATACGTAATAGGACTAATAATAAAATGATCGAAGGCGCTACGGAAGCAAATAAACCAATAGCTGCACCCAGAATACCTCCTTGATCATATCCGATAAATCCAGCAAGCTTTGTTGCAATAGGGCCTGGCAAACCATTTCCAAGTGCCACCATTTCACTATATTCATTGACAGTATACCATCCATAACGATGGACTACTTCATGCTCTAAAAGTGGAATTGTTGCTGGTCCCCCGCCATATCCCAAAATATTTGCTATGAAATTGGCTAGAAATATTTTTAAATAAATCATTCTTTTTCCACCTGCCTACTTCGTTCACGATAAAGTAAAGCAGCAACAATTAAGACTGCAACAACAATAGCTGGGTGAATATGGAATACCTGCATTGCCACAACACTCAGCACTGCAATTCCAAGCGTAGATACCCACCCCATTGCATTTTTAGAAACTCTAATAAAATCCCAAGCCATTACTCCAATCATAACTGCAGCAATTGGAATAGCTCCCTTCGCCATTCCTTGTACCCATGGTGTATCTTTATAAGCATTCAAGGCTGTTAATAATATAATCATCAAAATAATAGTAGGCACTGTTGTAGCAATTAACGCCGTAAGCATACCTTTAAATCCAGCTACTCGATAACCAATATAACCTGATAGCTTCGTATTTATTGGACCAGGTAATGTATTAGCTAATGCCAGTAAATCAGAGAATTCGTCATCATCCATCCACTTGAATGTACCTACAACTTCTCGTTGCATTAACGGAATCGCTGACATTCCACCGCCAAACCCTAGCATTCCTGATCGAAAAAAAGCGATAAAAAGATCAATTTGCGTTTTCAAAAAAACACTTCCTTCATTTCTGTAAATTACTTTAGATGTACACAGTTACAAATGAAAGAAGGAAACCAGTTAAACTTAACCTGATTCCCTCTCTCTTTCTTATATCCGTATGACCTTGAAAAGATTACATCCGAATTCCCATTAAAAAAATTGTAAATTCGTGACATCCTTCTAAGGCTTTATAAAAACTTATTCATGTATAGATTACCAAGCAACTACTGCTCCATCTGTACGTGACTCTGTTCCACCAACTAATACACCTGTTTCTGGATCACGCCAAATGATTTGCCCACGACCAAAGCCATTAGGATCAAGCGCAATCTGTATATCATGTCCTTTTTGATGTAATCCATCAGCAAGATGATGGTGAAATCTTTCTTCTACTTCTACATGCTTTCCATAATCCCAACGCCAGCGTGGTGCATCAATTGCTTGCTGTGGGTTAAGTTTGAAATCAATTGTATTTACGACTAATTGTAAATGACCCTGTGGTTGCATATATCCACCCATTAATCCGAATGGACCTACCGGCTGATCTCCTTTTGTTAAGAAACCAGGAATAATTGTATGGTAAGTTCGCTTACCACCTTTTAATACATTCACATGCTCCTCATCAAATTTGAAATCTTTCCCACGGTTTTGCATTGCAATTCCAGTACCTGGAACAACAATACCTGATCCAAACCCTTTATAGTTACTTTGAATGAAGGAAACCATATTTCCTTCATTATCAGCAGTACATAAATAAACCGTTCCACTACCAAATGGTTTACCAGCTACTGGTAGTAAAGCTTCTTCAGAAATTAAGCTTCTACGATGCTCTGCGTAGGCATCACTTAAAATTTCTTCTACTGTATGCTTCATATGCTTCGAATCTGTTACATGTTGTAATGCATCTGTAAATGCTAGTTTTGTAGATTCAATTTGCTTATGCATAGAGTCTACTGTATCTCTCTCCGTTAAATCAAAGCCTTCTAAAATCTTTAATGCCTGTAATGCAATGATTCCTTGGCCGTTTGGAGGAATTTCCCATACATCATAACCACGATAGTTCACGCTAATCGGGTCTACCCACTCTGCATAGCACTCTGCTAAATCTTCTTTTACAAAATAACCACCATTTGCTTCTGAAGCAGCTACAATTTTATCTGCTAGCTCTCCACGATAAAAAGATTCTGCATTTGTTTCTGCAATGGAGCGTAATGTGTTTGCATGATCTTGAGATGACCAAATTTCTCCTGCTTTTGGAGCATGCCCATCTGGAGCGAATACACGGAACCATTCATCAAATGCTTCTCCTTTTAATTCTTTCTTAAAGGTATCATAAGCGCTCTTCCATAATCTGCTTAAATTAGCTGGAATTGCATAGCCTTCTTCTGCATAACGAATTGCTGGTTCTAATACTTCCGTTAACGGTAATTTACCGAATCTTTCTGATAAAGCCTTCCAAGCACTTGGAGCACCCGGAACTGTAACTGGTGTCCAACCATAGTCTGGCATTTCTTCATAACCTGCCGCTTTTACTTTTTCAGTAGAAATATTCCTAGGTGCACATCCACTAGCATTAAGTCCATGTAGCTTTCCTTCTGTCCATACTAATGCAAATGCATCTCCACCAATACCATTAGATGTCGGTTCAACAACAGTTAAACATGCTGCTGTTGCAATTGCAGCATCAATCGCATTTCCACCTTTTTTAAGTATTTCTAGTCCTGCTTGTGCTGCTGTTGCTTGAGATGTAGCAACCATACCATTGCGCCCATAAGTAGCCTGCCTTTTAATTGGATATGGGTGGGATAATTTATCAAAAGATACCATAAATAACGCTCTCCTAACATTTTGTTTTATAAATTAATGAGTAAAAAAACATCGTATAAATCCTTTATTTATCATAATAAAGTTGTATATCTTTGTCAATCCTTTACTTTATTTTAAATCAAAATTGACTATCATTGCTTTCTTTTTATACTATAATGGTTTTATATGCTTTCATTTTGTTAAGTATGATAAGATGAAGGAGAATAATTCTTCATTTATTCAACATATATGCATATTTTACGATTTATATAAAAGTTGTTAAGCTAAAAATAAAAAAGCTCCTTAAACATAAAAAAATGAGGTGTCCTGTCATGCGTAAATATGATGATATCGATCGAAAATTATTAGAGGAATTGATTAAAGATGGCCGTAAATCTTACGTAGAGCTTGCTGAAGTTGTTGGTTTATCAAGAGTTGCAGTAAAAGATAGAATCCAGCATTTGGTGGATTCTGGAGTTATTGAAAAATTTACTGTGGTAATTAATTCAGAAAAAATAGGTCAGAAAGTATCTGCTTTCTTTGAAGTTGATGTAGAGCCTAAACAATTATTAGAAGTAGCAGAAAATTTAGCTGCAAATCTAAATGTCGCAAGTATTTATCAAATGACTGGGCCAAGCACATTACATATGCATGTGCTTGTTGAAGATTTCCAGAAATTAGAGGAATTTATTAACCGCGAGCTTTATTCTGTTCAAGGAATTACGCGAGTGGAAAGCCATGTTATTTTAAAAAGATTTAAAAGCCGGACTGGTTATAAATTATAAGATTATCCTTCTAATAAAAACTGACCTGCTTTTATCGCAGATCAGTTTTTATTAGTTTTTCTGATTTTGTTCTTTTAGTAAATCACGAATTTCTGTTAATAAAGCTTCTTGTGCTTCTACTTCTTCCTCTTCTACCTCTTCTTGTTTGCGTTTGAATTTCATTAATAAACGAATAAATAGGAAAATACAGAGTGCTATAATAAGAAAATCAAAAACAGATTGAATAAATGCGCCATACATAATCTCTGCATCCCCTACTTTATATGAGAGGCCTTCAAAATTTACCCCGCTTAAAACCACACCAATAATTGGCATAAAAATATTTTCTACTAAAGAAGTTATGATTTTACCGAATGCTGCACCAATGATTACTGCAACTGCTAGGTCTAAAACATTTCCTTCAAATGCAAATTCTTTAAACTCTTTCCACATTTTTTCTCCTCCTTCCTCTTATATCAAATTTTACTTTATTTTGTCTTTATTTGTAAACATAAATAATCTTAAAATTTAGTATAGTTTGTTTTAATTTGTTAAAGTATTACTATTTCTATCATATCCTCATTTTTCTTGTCGGTTATGATATAATGTTAAAGCTTTTTGAAAATCATTTCAATTACTAGCTGTTTATTATAAATTAAGGAGCGATCAGGTATAGTGTTTAAAGATAATCGCTTTACTGGGTTGACGGTAAGTGATTTACGTCGAGATTTAATTGCCGGAATTACTGTAGGAGTTGTTGCCATCCCACTAGGAATGGCTTTTGCTATTGCTTCAGGAGTTAAGCCTGAGTATGGGCTTTATACAACTGTTATTGCCGGACTAATTGTTGCTTTGATGGGTGGTTCTCGTTTTCAAATTGCTGGTCCTACGGGAGCTTTTATCCCAATACTTCTTGCTATTGTCTTACAGTATGGTTATGAAGACTTACTTATTGCAGGATTCTTAGCAGGGATTATGCTAGTCATTATGGGATTTTTTAAGATTGGTAATCTAATAAAGTTTATCCCACGATCCGTCACCATTGGTTTCACCTCTGGAATTGCTGTTATTATTTTTTCCGGGCAAATCGAGGGGTTTTTAGGTTTACAGAACATGGAGAAGAAAGAATATTTTCATGAAAATATGCTACAAATCATTCAAAATATTGGGACTTTTAATTTCTATAGTGTGTTGCTTGCCATTATTGGAATTTTACTGATTATATTTGTGCCTAAGTTCTTTCCAAGGATTCCTATTTTACTCGTTGCACTAATTATTCCTACATTTATCAGTATTCTTTTATTTCCAGATAAAGTAGCTACTATTGGAACTGAATTCGGCGGTATATCTCAAAAAATTCCAAGTCTTACATTACCAGACTTAAGCTGGGAAAAAATCCTGTATTTATGGCAGCCTGCATTTGTTATCGCTATGCTAGGCGGTATTGAGTCCTTACTTTCTGCAGTTGTTGCAGATGGAATGACAGGAAAACAACATAATTCCAACCGCGAGCTAGTAGGTCAAGGAGTTGCGAATATGGTTACGCCATTGTTTGGAGGAATTCCTGCAACAGGTGCAATTGCACGTACGGCAACAAATATTCGAGCAGGTGCAGTCAGCCCTATATCTGGAGTTGTTCAAGCATTATTTGTTCTATTAACTGTGCTTCTTTTTGCGCCATATGCAGCACATATTCCACTGGCAAGTATGGCACCTATTCTTATGATTGTTGCCTTTAATATGAGTGAACGCAAAGCTTTCTGGCATATTTTAAAACTACGCACTGCTGATTCACTCGTACTCCTTGCAACATTTTTATTAACAGTATTTGTTAATTTAACGATTGCCGTTCCAGTTGGACTAGTTCTTGCTATGATTTTATTTATCAAACAGATGAGTGGTGTCCTAGCAGTAGAAAATATCAAAGCAGAAAATCATAATGTGATTAAAACACCTGAGAAGGTTTGTCCACAAATTGCTAGCTTTACAGTACATGGTCCATTATTTTTTGGAGCATCTGATCGTTTTGAAACATTAATTACCCGAAGTCTCAACAAACGACCGGCTGTACTCATTTTGAAAATGCGGCATGTTTCCACCATTGATGTAACAGGTGAAGCTAACTTAGCCACATTGGTACGCGATTTTCAAAAAACAAACGGCGTGGTATTAATAGCAGAATTAAAGGAACATCCACTTAAAATGCTAGAGAAAAGTGGATTATATGATATTATCGGGCCAGAACATTTCTTTAAAACAACAACAGAAGCTATTAATTATGCACTCGGAAAAATACAAGTAAACGAATGTATTTATTGTGCTCAAAACGGTCACAAGACCTGTCAAACATATGTAGAAATGGAACCACGTTCATAAGTTGAGGCTGCTAGAAATATTATTTTCTAGCAGTCTTTTAATAGAGTAAGAAAGTATATAAAATTTACGCAAATTAATGCATATTCAGAGATAGCGCTGTCTAGCTCCGAGCGCCAAAAACTAAGAGATTTCGCGTCACACCCTACAATAAGTCAACATCGGTTCGTTACCTCACCGTGTTTCCTTTATCTCGGTTGTGCCGCTCCAATCTCTACGTTTTTAAGCGGGCGCTCTGCGCTTTTCGTTCTATACAAGCCTACTTCTGGCATACACTCATATTGCGAAAGTATCCTCATGTGATAAAATGTAGATATTTACATTATTTATAAAATTTCTTTAATTAGGAGAGGATTTTGGGATATGACAACACAAGCTTTCAGTGATAGGCTACAAGACATCTTTACCCATCTTCACAAACACCCAGAGCTTAGTTGGGAAGAATATGAAACAACAGCTTATATAAAAAAATTAGTTGAGCCTTACTCATGCAAAGTAACAACATTTGAAGATATTCCTGGACTTGTTGTAGAAATTGGTACAGGCAAACCAGTTATTGGAATTCGTGCAGATATGGATGCACTAT contains the following coding sequences:
- a CDS encoding SulP family inorganic anion transporter, with protein sequence MFKDNRFTGLTVSDLRRDLIAGITVGVVAIPLGMAFAIASGVKPEYGLYTTVIAGLIVALMGGSRFQIAGPTGAFIPILLAIVLQYGYEDLLIAGFLAGIMLVIMGFFKIGNLIKFIPRSVTIGFTSGIAVIIFSGQIEGFLGLQNMEKKEYFHENMLQIIQNIGTFNFYSVLLAIIGILLIIFVPKFFPRIPILLVALIIPTFISILLFPDKVATIGTEFGGISQKIPSLTLPDLSWEKILYLWQPAFVIAMLGGIESLLSAVVADGMTGKQHNSNRELVGQGVANMVTPLFGGIPATGAIARTATNIRAGAVSPISGVVQALFVLLTVLLFAPYAAHIPLASMAPILMIVAFNMSERKAFWHILKLRTADSLVLLATFLLTVFVNLTIAVPVGLVLAMILFIKQMSGVLAVENIKAENHNVIKTPEKVCPQIASFTVHGPLFFGASDRFETLITRSLNKRPAVLILKMRHVSTIDVTGEANLATLVRDFQKTNGVVLIAELKEHPLKMLEKSGLYDIIGPEHFFKTTTEAINYALGKIQVNECIYCAQNGHKTCQTYVEMEPRS